In Setaria viridis chromosome 5, Setaria_viridis_v4.0, whole genome shotgun sequence, the genomic stretch TGCTTCAACCGAAccagggaaaaaaaagatctgTGTGTCCTTCTCAATGCCCTCACCACCACCAAATCAACTCTGTGCAATTGCAAATGGCTCGAATTTTTCTATGTGCTGCTATTGTGTATGTGTACGAGAACCAATCAAAGAAGGATGCAAGAGAAACTAAGTGACAAAAGGGAAGAGAGAAAGAAGCCAAAGAGTAGATGGATCAAGAGGAGGAGCTCTACACGAAGTTTATCTGTTTTTTTATTGGAGTTGGAGTCCGGCCGGCCCCGCGTGTCAGGCCGGGCCGCGCATCACGACATGGCTGTGCTCTCCGCCGGCTGCTCGACCTTCTCCCCGCCCGCCATGGGCAGCCCGTCGCCAGCGTGCCGCCGGAACACCATGGCGCACTCGGGCAACTCGCCGAGCCCCGCGAACATCgcgtcctcctcgcctcctccttcTCCGTCGAACAACCCGCCGACGTCGCCGAACTCGTCGGGGAGCGGCGCGCCGACCGTGGCGCCGAAGAACATCGTCCCGTACAGCATCTCTTCCGCCACGTCGACGTCGGAGGGCGACGTCGACGAGGTCACGGACACGCCGTCGTAGAGCCACCGGAAGTCGTCGTGCACCtcgacggccgccgcgccgccctcggTCGTCACAAGCGCGCCGGCGCAGGCCGTTGCTGCGACGTCGTGGCTGCCGGATGACGGAGACTCCGACGGCTCCGGCGGGGCCGGCTGCGGCTTGGGCTTCGGGGCCTGCTGGCGGTTCTGCTGGGCCCTCGGCACCGCGTCGGAGTGGTTGTGCTCGAAGGAGTAGGTGACGATCACTGTGTC encodes the following:
- the LOC117854923 gene encoding probable WRKY transcription factor 65; the encoded protein is MDGEWSDGAAASSPTVSGGEGKAGPRGVPAEDSPGSPVSPAAAPSTAAPAASRRRRSANKRVVTLPLADVSGPRPKGVGEGNTPTDSWAWRKYGQKPIKGSPFPRAYYRCSSNKGCPARKQVERDRAKPDTVIVTYSFEHNHSDAVPRAQQNRQQAPKPKPQPAPPEPSESPSSGSHDVAATACAGALVTTEGGAAAVEVHDDFRWLYDGVSVTSSTSPSDVDVAEEMLYGTMFFGATVGAPLPDEFGDVGGLFDGEGGGEEDAMFAGLGELPECAMVFRRHAGDGLPMAGGEKVEQPAESTAMS